From the Lathyrus oleraceus cultivar Zhongwan6 chromosome 4, CAAS_Psat_ZW6_1.0, whole genome shotgun sequence genome, one window contains:
- the LOC127076502 gene encoding protein MODIFIED TRANSPORT TO THE VACUOLE 1, producing METSRRAVESYWRSRLIDSATSDEDKVAPVYKLEEICELLRSSHVSIVKELSDFVLKRLEHKSPIVKQKALRLIKYAVGKSGAEFRREMQRHSVAIRQLLHYKGQPDPLKGDALNKAVRDTATEAVSAIFSEDNNNNNNNNHQQKAAAPSHDLNRRIQGFGNTNYEVPSEDKKSFISEVVGIGSASIKQGLHSLTQGHSLMKNETGSGSYKSPNLQRSLTFESEHGDRYEPVAYRSESQSTFGVPKNQSSGSWNQDSRVTKMEISNSESSGNFSENKTREDRLVETIVTSGGVRLQPSRDAIHAFLTEAAKLDALALGHALELKLQSPIWQVRMKAVCVLESIIRKKDDEHFLCVASYFAENNDVVLKCSESPQASLREKATKVLGLLGGSQPNSSAINSEKAVKTERAIVAELPDLIDTGYSNDNTTNITDEQSIGNLTSSAPLVDDLFGDISGSIGASHELKNDDDPFADVSFHTGERKEQADDLFSGMIVGEDKQGDHESHKQGIPSDPQLFDIFGSSSRQGNHSESVSDLMGGLSIDENTSTMKHKGTSSAVQSESLFSGLNNHSPDNTLGGMLGSQPVGFNVNTMFPTGHLPYNMQPGVMLNQQYPSQPLNYGAMGTLLAQQQLLATMANFQHLNNVNMRDDGIAQMVGPNGNTPLPDIFQPNFASQTPSSMINNSKKEDNTKAFDFISDHLASARDSRRVI from the exons ATGGAAACGAGTCGAAGAGCGGTGGAATCGTACTGGAGATCGCGGTTAATCGATTCAGCTACATCGGATGAAGATAAAGTTGCGCCTGTTTACAAATTGGAAGAAATCTGCGAGCTTTTGCGCTCTTCGCATGTTAGTATTGTCAAGGAGCTTTCAGACTTTGTCTTGAAACGTTTGGAACATAAGAGTCCCATTGTAAAACAGAAG GCATTAAGGTTGATAAAATATGCGGTTGGAAAGTCTGGTGCTGAGTTCAGAAGGGAAATGCAGAGACATTCAGTGGCAATTCGTCAATTATTGCACTACAAGGGACAGCCGGATCCTCTGAAAGGCGATGCACTAAATAAAGCTGTGCGGGACACTGCCACTGAGGCTGTCTCTGCCATCTTTTCAGAAgataataataacaataacaataataatcaTCAGCAGAAGGCTGCCGCACCTTCTCATGATCTTAACCGGCGGATACAAGGGTTTGGGAATACAAACTACGAAGTGCCATCTGAAGATAAGAAGTCTTTTATTAGTGAGGTAGTTGGTATTGGAAGTGCATCAATTAAGCAAGGACTTCATAGCTTAACACAGGGACATTCACTAATGAAGAATGAAACTGGAAGTGGAAGCTACAAGAGTCCAAATCTTCAGAGGTCGTTGACCTTCGAATCAGAACATGGTGACAGATATGAACCCGTTGCGTATCGTAGTGAAAGTCAGAGTACTTTTGGAGTTCCAAAGAATCAATCTAGTGGTTCTTGGAATCAGGATTCAAGAGTAACTAAGATGGAAATTTCAAATAGTGAATCCAGTGGAAATTTTTCAGAGAACAAGACTAGAGAGGATAGGTTGGTGGAAACAATTGTAACTTCAGGAGGTGTTCGCCTACAACCCTCTCGAGATGCCATTCATGCTTTTCTAACAGAGGCTGCAAAGTTGGATGCTCTGGCTTTAGGCCATGCCCTTGAACTAAAGCTCCAATCTCCTATTTGGCAG GTGCGCATGAAAGCGGTTTGTGTTCTTGAGTCCATCATCAGAAAGAAGGATGATGAACATTTTTTATGCGTGGCATCTTACTTTGCTGAAAATAATGATGTCGTGCTGAAATGTTCAGAATCTCCCCAAGCCTCTTTGAGGGAAAAGGCTACAAAG GTTCTTGGTCTTTTAGGTGGAAGCCAGCCAAACAGTTCTGCCATTAATTCAGAGAAAGCTGTAAAGACAGAGCGTGCCATTGTTGCTGAATTGCCTGACTTGATAGACACTGGCTATTCAAATGACAACACAACCAATATTACAGATGAACAAAGTATAGGGAATCTGACATCATCCGCACCTCTGGTTGATGATTTATTTGGAGATATAAGTGGCTCTATTGGAGCTAGTCATGAGCTGAAAAATGATGACGACCCATTTGCAGATGTATCATTTCACACAGGTGAGAGAAAAGAACAAGCAGATGATTTATTTTCAGGGATGATAGTTGGTGAAGATAAACAGGGTGACCATGAGAGTCACAAGCAGGGGATTCCAAGTGATCCTCAACTTTTTGACATTTTTGGTTCCAGTTCTAGGCAAGGAAATCATAGCGAGTCTGTTAGTGATTTAATGGGTGGTTTGTCAATAGATGAAAATACCTCAACTATGAAGCATAAGGGAACATCTTCTGCGGTGCAATCTGAATCTTTATTTTCAGGTTTAAACAACCATTCCCCTGACAATACTCTAGGTGGTATGTTGGGCTCTCAACCAGTTGGGTTCAATGTAAATACGATGTTTCCCACTGGGCATCTGCCTTATAATATGCAGCCTGGTGTTATGTTGAACCAACAATATCCTTCTCAGCCTCTTAATTATGGTGCCATGGGAACTCTCTTAGCTCAGCAGCAATTACTGGCAACAATGGCGAATTTTCAACACCTTAATAATGTCAATATGCGAGATGATGGCATTGCTCAAATGGTTGGACCTAATGGAAATACCCCTTTGCCAGACATATTTCAACCAAATTTTGCATCTCAAACTCCCAGCTCAATGATCAATAATTCAAAGAAAGAAGATAATACTAAAGCATTTGATTTTATCTCG GACCATCTTGCCTCTGCTCGGGATTCAAGAAGAGTGATTTGA